A DNA window from Luteolibacter luteus contains the following coding sequences:
- a CDS encoding ArsR/SmtB family transcription factor, with protein sequence MASMLKSLKLLTDPTRLRILLLLDAEALSVADLQELLGMGQSRISTQLSQLKGGGLVRDERSGKHNFYRSEMSRDLCKLAKEAANEVPEVEKDAAALRHLQRKRRDKTRAYFDELAGRFGKDYVPGRSWKGLAEALLKVTNQGVVADLGAGEGTLAQMLARQAERVIAVDLSPKMVEFGSELARRHELPNLEYRLGDIEDPPLDDASVDLAFLSQALHHAGNPQHALEQAFRIVKPGGRLVVLDLLQHNFEQARELYADVWLGFSEGELAAMLEKAGFSDIETAVVDREPEPPNFQTLLAVASKPQ encoded by the coding sequence ATGGCGTCAATGCTTAAATCCCTGAAGCTCCTCACCGATCCCACCCGGCTCCGGATCCTGCTCCTTCTGGACGCGGAAGCCCTGAGCGTGGCCGATCTGCAGGAATTGCTCGGGATGGGCCAAAGCCGGATTTCCACCCAGCTTTCCCAGTTGAAGGGCGGCGGCTTGGTACGGGACGAACGCAGCGGGAAGCACAATTTCTACCGCTCCGAGATGAGCCGGGATCTCTGCAAGCTGGCCAAGGAAGCAGCCAATGAAGTCCCGGAAGTGGAAAAGGACGCAGCCGCCCTCCGCCACCTCCAGCGGAAACGCCGCGACAAGACGCGCGCCTACTTCGACGAATTGGCCGGACGCTTCGGGAAGGATTATGTGCCCGGCCGCTCTTGGAAGGGACTCGCCGAGGCCCTGCTGAAGGTAACGAACCAAGGAGTTGTCGCCGACCTTGGCGCAGGCGAAGGGACGCTGGCACAGATGTTGGCGCGCCAAGCCGAGCGGGTGATCGCCGTCGACCTCTCGCCGAAGATGGTCGAATTCGGCAGCGAACTCGCCCGGCGCCACGAACTCCCGAATCTCGAATACCGGCTCGGCGACATCGAGGACCCTCCGCTTGATGACGCCTCGGTCGATCTCGCCTTTCTCAGCCAGGCGCTTCACCACGCCGGGAACCCCCAGCATGCCCTGGAGCAGGCCTTCCGCATTGTGAAACCCGGCGGCCGCCTGGTGGTGCTGGATCTGCTCCAACATAACTTCGAACAAGCCCGCGAACTCTACGCCGATGTCTGGCTCGGCTTCAGCGAAGGGGAACTGGCCGCAATGCTGGAAAAGGCTGGCTTCAGCGACATCGAGACCGCCGTGGTCGATCGAGAACCGGAACCGCCGAACTTCCAAACCCTGCTGGCGGTGGCGAGCAAGCCCCAGTAG
- the metK gene encoding methionine adenosyltransferase, translating to MSTYIFSSESVGEGHPDKVADTISDAILDACLAQDPKSRVACETFVKSNIVVVGGEITTKAKFNYEQVIRDAVRGIGYTNSDDVFHADTLFINNYLTGQSADIAQGVDAKKAKGKKTAEQGAGDQGIMFGYACNETTELMPAPVMYAHRLGRELTRIRKSGKVKWLRPDAKSQVSVEYVDGKPTRIVNVVISTQHAAGVEHAVIEKFCIDQVIKKVLPKNMLTKDTEYLINPTGNFVIGGPQGDSGLTGRKIIVDTYGGMGRHGGGAFSGKDPSKVDRSAAYMGRWVAKNIVAAGLAEKCEIQFAYAIGHPLPVSVHVDTFGTGTKPDADILKAVLKVFSFKPADIVKQLNLLRPIYSKSTNYGHFGKDDADLTWERTDKVAALKKAVK from the coding sequence ATGAGTACCTACATTTTCTCATCCGAGTCCGTCGGCGAGGGTCATCCGGACAAAGTGGCAGACACGATTTCTGACGCGATCCTCGACGCCTGCTTGGCGCAGGACCCGAAGAGCCGTGTCGCCTGCGAGACTTTCGTGAAGTCGAACATCGTGGTGGTCGGTGGTGAAATCACCACCAAGGCCAAGTTCAACTACGAGCAGGTCATCCGCGATGCCGTGCGTGGCATCGGCTACACCAACAGCGACGACGTGTTCCACGCGGACACGCTTTTCATCAACAACTACCTGACCGGCCAATCGGCAGACATCGCCCAAGGCGTGGATGCCAAGAAGGCAAAGGGTAAGAAGACCGCGGAGCAGGGCGCCGGTGACCAAGGCATCATGTTCGGCTACGCTTGCAACGAGACCACCGAACTCATGCCGGCCCCGGTGATGTATGCCCACCGCCTTGGCCGTGAGCTGACCCGCATCCGCAAGAGCGGCAAGGTAAAGTGGCTCCGCCCGGACGCGAAGTCCCAGGTCTCCGTCGAGTATGTCGATGGCAAGCCGACCCGCATCGTGAACGTGGTGATCTCCACGCAGCACGCTGCCGGTGTGGAGCACGCCGTGATCGAGAAGTTCTGCATCGACCAAGTGATCAAAAAGGTCCTGCCGAAGAACATGCTCACCAAGGACACCGAGTATCTGATCAACCCAACCGGTAACTTTGTGATCGGCGGTCCTCAGGGTGATTCCGGCCTCACCGGTCGCAAGATCATCGTGGACACCTACGGTGGCATGGGCCGCCACGGTGGTGGTGCTTTCTCGGGCAAGGACCCGTCGAAGGTTGATCGCTCCGCCGCCTACATGGGTCGCTGGGTTGCGAAGAACATCGTTGCTGCCGGCCTCGCCGAGAAGTGCGAGATCCAGTTCGCTTACGCCATCGGTCACCCGCTGCCGGTGAGCGTGCACGTCGACACCTTTGGTACCGGCACCAAGCCCGACGCCGACATTCTCAAGGCCGTGCTGAAGGTGTTCTCCTTCAAGCCCGCGGACATCGTGAAGCAGCTCAACCTGCTCCGCCCGATCTACAGCAAGTCCACCAACTACGGCCACTTCGGCAAGGACGACGCCGATCTCACTTGGGAGCGCACCGACAAGGTGGCGGCTCTTAAGAAGGCCGTGAAGTAA
- a CDS encoding four helix bundle protein, translated as MHNFEELEVWKRSSRLAVSVLELIDPIKLYALRDQMARCAISVPSNIAEGSERESDREFRRFLAIAKGSAGELRTQLYIGLRAGVFSEDQARPLISEVREISAMIQGLRKSLGNGGLFNALFSWLF; from the coding sequence ATGCACAATTTCGAAGAACTTGAAGTGTGGAAGCGTTCCTCCCGTCTCGCGGTTTCTGTTTTGGAGTTAATTGACCCGATCAAGCTCTATGCATTGAGGGACCAGATGGCGCGCTGTGCGATCTCGGTCCCTTCCAATATCGCCGAGGGATCGGAGAGGGAAAGCGATCGCGAATTTCGTCGTTTTCTTGCTATCGCAAAAGGGTCGGCGGGCGAGCTTCGAACTCAGCTTTACATTGGCCTTCGTGCTGGTGTTTTCAGCGAGGATCAAGCACGTCCTCTGATTTCCGAGGTAAGGGAGATCTCCGCTATGATTCAAGGCCTCCGCAAGAGCTTGGGGAATGGCGGTCTCTTCAATGCTCTCTTCAGCTGGCTCTTCTGA
- the ahcY gene encoding adenosylhomocysteinase, translating into MSTTFTDYKVADIGLADFGRKEIQIAEHEMPGLMATRAKYGPEKPLQGVRIMGSLHMTIQTAVLIETLVELGAEVRWVSCNIFSTQDHAAAAIAAAGIPVFAWKGETLEEYWWCTWQAIVNPAGLGPELIVDDGGDATLLIHKGYEMENGSDWVNTPSDNHEVKVIKDLLKKIAAEQPGIFAKIVKDWKGVSEETTTGVHRLYQMAKAGTLLVPAINVNDSVTKSKFDNLYGCRESLVDGIKRATDVMISGKVGVVCGYGDVGKGCAQALRGQGAQVVVTEVDPICALQAAMEGFRVLTVEDTLGWGDIYVTTTGNFDIIRLEHMEKMKDQAIVCNIGHFDNEIQIDKLNAAQGVTRTNIKPQVDKYTFPAGNSIYMLAEGRLVNLGCATGHPSFVMSNSFTNQTLAQIDLWKNKDIYKAGEVKVLDKKLDEEVARLHLAKVGAKLTVLTKEQADYISVPVEGPYKADHYRY; encoded by the coding sequence ATGTCCACTACCTTCACCGACTACAAAGTCGCCGATATCGGCTTGGCCGACTTTGGGCGCAAAGAAATCCAGATCGCCGAGCATGAAATGCCCGGCCTGATGGCGACCCGCGCGAAATACGGTCCCGAGAAGCCGCTGCAGGGCGTCCGTATCATGGGCTCGCTGCACATGACCATCCAGACCGCGGTGCTCATCGAGACGCTGGTCGAACTCGGCGCGGAAGTGCGCTGGGTTTCCTGCAACATCTTCTCGACCCAGGATCACGCAGCCGCTGCGATCGCTGCCGCCGGTATCCCGGTCTTCGCCTGGAAAGGCGAGACGCTGGAGGAATACTGGTGGTGTACCTGGCAGGCGATCGTGAATCCGGCCGGCCTCGGCCCGGAACTGATCGTCGATGACGGTGGCGATGCCACGCTGCTCATCCACAAGGGCTACGAAATGGAGAACGGTTCGGACTGGGTGAACACTCCTTCCGACAACCACGAAGTGAAGGTCATCAAGGACCTCCTCAAGAAGATCGCCGCGGAGCAACCAGGCATCTTCGCCAAGATCGTGAAGGACTGGAAGGGTGTGTCCGAGGAGACCACCACCGGTGTGCACCGCCTCTATCAGATGGCGAAGGCCGGCACCCTGCTCGTTCCGGCGATCAACGTGAACGACTCCGTGACCAAATCGAAGTTCGACAACCTCTACGGTTGCCGCGAATCGCTGGTCGATGGCATCAAGCGTGCCACCGACGTGATGATCTCCGGCAAGGTCGGCGTGGTCTGCGGCTACGGCGATGTGGGCAAGGGCTGCGCCCAAGCTCTGCGCGGCCAAGGCGCCCAGGTCGTCGTGACCGAAGTCGATCCGATCTGCGCCCTGCAGGCGGCGATGGAAGGCTTCCGCGTTTTGACGGTCGAAGACACCCTCGGCTGGGGCGATATCTACGTCACCACCACCGGTAACTTCGACATCATCCGCCTGGAGCACATGGAGAAGATGAAGGATCAGGCGATCGTCTGTAACATCGGTCACTTCGACAACGAGATCCAGATCGACAAGCTGAATGCCGCCCAAGGCGTGACGCGCACGAACATCAAGCCGCAGGTGGACAAATACACCTTCCCGGCCGGCAACAGCATCTACATGCTGGCTGAAGGCCGCCTGGTGAACCTCGGCTGCGCCACCGGCCACCCGAGCTTCGTGATGTCGAACAGCTTCACCAACCAGACCCTTGCCCAGATCGACCTCTGGAAGAACAAGGACATCTACAAGGCGGGTGAAGTGAAGGTCCTCGACAAGAAGCTCGACGAGGAAGTGGCCCGTCTCCACCTCGCGAAGGTGGGTGCGAAGCTCACCGTCCTTACCAAGGAGCAGGCCGACTACATCAGCGTGCCGGTGGAAGGTCCGTACAAGGCGGATCACTACCGCTACTGA
- a CDS encoding DUF2141 domain-containing protein — protein MVRWLLIPLLAAAPALAGDLLLKVSKVKDSTGQVSVLLFATEDGFPGEAGKAAYQGRVNARKGMTELVLHDVKPGRYAVSVIHDSNSNALLDRNLIGIPTEGAGTSNGTQRGKPVYHKAVVNVSEGGSVSVDLNYW, from the coding sequence ATGGTCCGCTGGCTCCTCATTCCCCTGCTTGCCGCTGCCCCCGCTCTCGCGGGAGACCTGCTGTTAAAGGTGTCGAAGGTGAAGGACAGCACCGGTCAAGTGTCCGTGCTCCTCTTCGCCACCGAGGACGGCTTTCCCGGCGAAGCCGGGAAGGCAGCCTATCAAGGTCGCGTGAATGCAAGAAAAGGCATGACCGAACTCGTCCTGCACGACGTGAAGCCCGGCCGCTATGCCGTCAGCGTGATCCACGATTCGAACTCCAACGCGTTGCTCGATCGGAACCTGATCGGCATCCCCACTGAGGGTGCTGGCACCAGCAATGGCACCCAGCGCGGCAAGCCGGTCTATCACAAGGCCGTGGTCAACGTCAGCGAAGGCGGCAGCGTCTCTGTGGATCTGAATTACTGGTAG
- a CDS encoding Ca2+-dependent phosphoinositide-specific phospholipase C, with product MRAFPVCLLFSATLACADEVRLNQIQAIGSHNSYHVAAPRELLDTVVKFNKDAKAWDYTHPPLTEQLDMGVRQFELDIFADSKGGLFSKPSMLNVAKMAGAKNLTFDPDGKLAKPGFKVLHIPDIDCWSNAPVLKDALAEMKAWSDQHPQHLPIMILLECKDQPQPPLPTKPEELTRERLLELEKEVLSAIPADRVLEPDEVRGKENTLREAVTKHGWPDLDSLRGKFIFCLDNTNEVRSRYLEGNPALEGRLIFASAPDTRHPAAAWFKCNDPEKQLQEIKDLVKAGFLVRTRSDTNKPDDKMKAAAFESGAQWVSTDHFRPDDKDRVSFDGKPVRPNPVSGNPGMKIEP from the coding sequence ATGCGCGCTTTCCCCGTCTGCCTCCTATTTTCCGCTACACTCGCCTGTGCCGACGAAGTCCGGCTGAACCAGATCCAAGCAATTGGCAGCCACAATTCCTACCACGTGGCAGCGCCGCGGGAACTGCTCGATACCGTCGTGAAGTTCAACAAGGACGCCAAGGCCTGGGACTACACCCATCCCCCGCTGACCGAGCAGCTCGACATGGGAGTACGGCAATTCGAGCTCGATATCTTCGCGGACTCGAAGGGCGGCCTCTTCTCGAAGCCCAGCATGCTGAATGTCGCGAAGATGGCCGGTGCCAAGAACCTTACCTTTGACCCCGATGGCAAGCTCGCCAAACCGGGCTTCAAAGTGCTGCACATTCCCGACATCGATTGTTGGAGCAATGCCCCCGTGCTGAAGGACGCCCTGGCCGAAATGAAAGCATGGTCCGACCAGCACCCGCAGCATCTGCCGATCATGATCCTGCTGGAGTGCAAGGACCAACCGCAGCCTCCCCTCCCCACCAAGCCGGAGGAGCTCACCCGCGAGCGCCTGCTGGAGTTGGAGAAGGAAGTTCTTTCCGCCATCCCCGCCGATCGGGTCCTCGAGCCCGACGAAGTGCGCGGGAAGGAGAACACACTGCGCGAGGCGGTCACCAAGCACGGCTGGCCGGACCTTGATTCCCTGCGGGGCAAGTTCATCTTCTGTCTGGATAACACCAATGAGGTCCGCTCCCGCTATCTGGAAGGGAACCCTGCCCTCGAAGGCCGCCTGATCTTCGCCAGCGCCCCCGATACCAGGCATCCTGCTGCCGCGTGGTTCAAGTGCAACGATCCGGAAAAGCAACTGCAGGAGATCAAGGATTTGGTGAAAGCCGGGTTCCTCGTCCGCACCCGCAGCGATACCAACAAGCCGGATGACAAGATGAAGGCCGCGGCCTTCGAAAGCGGCGCGCAATGGGTAAGCACGGATCACTTCCGCCCCGACGACAAGGACCGCGTGAGCTTCGACGGCAAGCCCGTCCGCCCGAATCCCGTCTCCGGAAATCCCGGGATGAAGATTGAGCCATGA